In Arvicola amphibius chromosome 1, mArvAmp1.2, whole genome shotgun sequence, one DNA window encodes the following:
- the LOC119805509 gene encoding PCNA-associated factor-like, whose product MVRTKANYVPGAYRKVVASRAPRKVLGSSTFVTSSSSCSSRKAENKYAGGNPVCVRPTPKWQKGIGEFFRLSRKDPEKENQVPEEAGCSGLGTSKRKACPLQPDHPDDENE is encoded by the coding sequence ATGGTGCGGACCAAAGCAAACTACGTCCCGGGAGCCTACAGAAAAGTGGTGGCTTCTCGAGCCCCCAGGAAGGTGCTTGGCTCCTCCACCTTTGTCACCAGTTCTTCATCGTGTTCGTCGAGAAAAGCTGAAAATAAGTATGCAGGAGGGAATCCAGTTTGTGTGCGCCCAACTCCAAAGTGGCAAAAAGGCATTGGAGAATTCTTCAGGCTGTCTCGTAAAGATCCTGAAAAAGAGAACCAGGTTCCTGAGGAAGCAGGATGCAGTGGCTTAGGAACATCGAAAAGAAAAGCATGTCCTTTGCAACCTGATCACCCAGATGACGAAAATGAATAG